A window of Epinephelus lanceolatus isolate andai-2023 chromosome 3, ASM4190304v1, whole genome shotgun sequence genomic DNA:
CTTGAGTGTGAGCTTTGTTCACTCTCACGGCAGTTTACAATGCTTGTTTTATAGCACCTGAGGATTTACGTTACCCTGTTTGCTGACACAACTCACATGGCTAGTGCTAATAATGCTTCGGACATGCATAGCGCAGTTGCCAGTACTTCCAACGGAAAACATCCCACATTTATATGCCAATTATGTCTGCAAAAAAAGTCTGAATGTCGGCCATGttggcaacaaatttgaaacCACACATTGAGTTGAAGCATTCGACCAGTCTTGGGAAGTATATACCAGTGAATGATGATCACAagattttatgttatttaaaagAACGAAAGACATGACCTGAAACTAGTCTGttctttttgtctgtgaacTAATCTGTGTGAACTTTAAGCTAGCTCTTGTTAAGTGTGAACATGCGCAACACTGAATATGATACAGATCTGATTTCACAGATCTGAACATCCTTTTTAAATCTGACTTGggttatttttgtaatttatcCTAAATACAGTATGATACATATCagatctatatctatctatcataACTTAGGCCACAGCTTCTTGCCTATGATTGTAAATTTGTAATCCTCTTAACTACCCTGTGATTGACATGTTTTGCAATGTTATGTTTTGTGAGTTTAAAGTTTTGTGTCCACTGTGAGTAACAATAAGTAAAGAGACAGTTATTACTCaagttttttattatcatttcttACTCATATCTTTTCTGTCTTCACAGCTCTCCTTATATATCATTTTATTCACTACATCATCTGATTGGAGGCAGGGagtgtggaggaggagaaggggatagaggagaggaggtgaggtGAAGGAAGgtggatgaggaagaggagtggGAGGAAAGTGCACTGATATGTGAACATCTAGAAgtaaaatcaatcagacaaaaTGCACAACCTGAAATACACAAAGGAAGGAAATTAAGATTTAAGAAGTCTTTATAACATCTACACCATCTACAGCACTAAAGTACCACCACCTGTTTTAGACCACAAACTATCTTCATGAAATCATTATGAATGATTCAGAAACCCATACAGCATGTGcgattaaatatatatataaaaaatgaaaagatgaaACTGGTGCCTGTTATGCCTGTATGTTTCTCCTCATGGTAACGCCCTGTTGGCCTGCCTCTGCAGTAGTTTGTAGAGAGCAGGCCTGGTCTGACTCCATGTGTGGGGTCTCGACGAAGGTGAGAGGAGTTTGAAGGTGGCAGTTACAAAATATGAATGCAGggacaaagaggaggaggaagaagaaggggGGTGTTCATCTATCCCCTACTCATGCACCATGGCCTCAAactctggaaaaaaagaaaacacttgcATAAGTGATGAGATAAGCTCTACTGACCTACATCTTAACGGATAAGACTGGGTCGGATTTCTCACTGAGGCAGGATGTGAAGCGCTACAGTAACCCGCCTTTAGCCTCCATGCTAACTTGTACACTCGTCAATCTCTACCTCCTCTACCTTCTAcgcttttatattttataataaacTTTAGAATACTTCACAgtgttcctctgttttctcacCATCAATGCCGATCTTGCCGTCTCCATCTTTGTCTGCGGCTTTGAGGAATGCTGATGTCTCAGAGTCGGTCAGATCTCTGCCCTCCGCGGAAAAGCCCTTCAGTACAAACCTGAGGAAAGTACAGAATGTAGCAGAAAAGTAGAACTATTAATGAACAATTACAACCATTGGGAAAGCAGCTTTCTTTTTGTGTAAGccaagaaaaaatgttggcattgtacatttctgcaaaccacagatatattAGGGGCATagtcctggcaggaaaagcagcaatgtgttggttaaaaaaaaacaacaactgctttttgtggcactatcctcaCCGACAGGTGGCTATAAAACACCCACGTCTGAAGCCTAAAAAGCTGATAGAAACTAGAAACACAATGACAGGTCGCTATAAAACACCCACGtctggagcctaaaaagccgaTTGAAACATAGCGACAGGTCGCTATGAAACACCCATGTCTGGAGCATAACAGACTgataaaaacacagtgacaggtcactaTAAAACACCCACGTCTGGAGTCTAAAAAGCCGATAGAAACATAGTGAGGGGTCGCTATAAAACACCCACGTCTGGAGTCTAAAAAGCTGATAGAAACACACCGGCTGGTCACTgcaaaacacccacatctggAGTCTCAAAAGCCgatgaaaacacagtgacaggtcactacaaaacacctacgTTTAGAGTCTATGACTCGCTgaaacacaactggttttgttggtcTTTAATAGCGGCCTGCAGCTTGGGATGCATCACGCTTAGGGTACACACCATTCACCATCTCCTTCCCcttctgatgacaaagtcagctttaaaaatgttgatgtgtgcaaatgtaacatcttcatggtttccagaaacatacaatgccaacatttttgtctggcgactgggctgtttTGTGTATTATGTgttattgtgtctgtgtgactttCTCACTTGAGCTCCTCCTCTTCTATGAAGCCACTACCATCCACATCCAGAACCTTGAAGACCTTCTTGACATTTTCAGCTGACATGGCCCTCATTCCCACCATTTCAAAGAACTTTTTAGGGTCAAATGTTTCTGCTACAAAAGGCAAGACAGAAGGTAGAGACTGAACATCTAACAGCTCTTAAAATTCCACTTTTACATTAACCAGTTTGAAATattttgcaaacacacacagccagtcGTCTAGATACTAGTttgaaaagataaaaatgtgtgtgcatttgttggTATCCAAAGCTAACTTCTTGAACTTTGTAGGCCTGTTTCTGCTGAGAATATCATGTCGGCTCCACGACTGTTACGGACCTGCAAAGGCTTCAAGAGCTTTCTTGATCTCCTCAGCTTTCAACAGATCTGTCATCGACATTTTGTCAgctggagagagggacagagagataaagagaaagagagggacagTGAGCACATAACAGGTGAGAAATAAAAGAACAATTTTTCAAAGGGTTAACTGCAGACATCCGCCAAAATGGGAGCTCAAGAGTCGAGCAGCTAAAACTGTCAACACTGTGTGCAAGTGTCTGAGAACATATTAGCTGTTAGAAAATGAGCTAAAAGAATAGCACAGCGACACTCAAGGAATAGATGATAGGGAGTGAATATAGTCTGTTAGTTGGAGaggacatacacacaaacacacacaaagaggatTTTGTGGAGTGGAGCTTGGCAAAACTGGAGAGACAACCCAAGGCCATAGTCTAGAATTTAAGACGTGAGCATAAAAACAGTCTGGCATACACTAAGGGAACATAGATATCTCAattgtacacatacacaccactacattatacacaaacacacaagcacacaaataaTTTACGTCTTTATTCATGTGAATTCTCCTGTTTAAAAACTTTTTAGATGTAATCATAGATCCTTAAACTTCTTTTACTTTCTGCCTCCTTGCATCTGACTGTTGGACAGACACTGTCCTATTTATACATTAACACAAGACATTAGCACATTTGACTGGAGGGTTTCACAACTTGCCGGGCTGTAACTGGTCTTTGCCTCCAACTTACAAATGGGAAATGCAGTGTTTTGGAAATACAGGGAACAGCTGACTTCACCTATGCTGTAAGAGGCTGTATAACATGAGCACATGAAACATTAGAGACAAGAACATCATGTAAAGCAATAGAATCACACAGACATGGATGACATCAAATTTGTATGTCCAGCCACATTAATATTAATATGCAAACTGCAGCATGAATGTTAAATGTCTCATTAAACTATGTGGTATCACATTCAAATGCGCACTGAATAGTGCAAATTTTTGACTCCTGAGTACtcagtatgtactgtatgtataacaCGTAACTTTGCTTGTCATATGTGGAAGTTTTCCTGATTTTTATGTATATTCTATGTCAATTATGCATTGTATGatggaaagaaaacacaagACGTTAGGACAGTTAACCCCTAATATAGAGCACTTTATTAATCCTAGGGGGAAATTTTTCATTTAGAGTAGCTAAGAGCATTTAAGAGGAGATAAACACCAAGAAATAATACTTACCAACAATATACATTACTTATAATCaataacttaaataaaaatgttggaCCTTTTTATACTGTAGATATTATATATTCATGTAGGTAGACAAAGTGCAAGTAGtgcaaaatgaaatgcaaattaTCCAGTAGGGTTATGGTGCACTATGGTGCACagataatttaattttaaataggaTGAAATGTGTATGGGTCAAGGGTGACACTGAGGGGACAGTGTTCACAGTGGGGGTCTGGGCTATGTGCGTAGCATAAACGTAAAGCTGGATGTTGCTAAAAAGAGTGTAAAGGCTCTGTCTGAAGAAGAGCATTCAGCTTGAAACCTTTTTGTCTAGCACCTGCCTTAAAGGGTTTTTGGATGTGTGCGACTACTATGTTTTTAAAGCTCTGCCAAGTCATGTTTCCCCAAAGGATGGAAAAGTTGTCATTATGTCCCTCAGTTGCAGTACACTGCAGTACTCTTTAGGTACCAGTAGGTGTCAGACCTGAGCTGAAGGCCCTTGGGGTTTGTCAGTTGAGAGCACTGGCAACTAGTGTCAAGTTGTCAAGACAAATGTTtgatcagtgtgtttgtgcctaTAAGAGAACTGGGCTCCCTTGTGTATGTTATCTTTGTGAGACCTCGTGTCTGCGTTTCTGCTGCCACACAGTGCCGTGGTGAGGACATGAGACCTACAGAGCCCCACTGGAGTAGTTTTGATAGTCCCTCTGCAGGTTGAGCTGTCTGACCCCCATAAAATGTTTTACCCTCCTTGACCAACGGACAGAGCCATCCTCCTCCATTCTGTCAAACTGAGTTCTTCTCAACTTGCTCTCCTGTCATGTGTTTGTTCCATCTGTTAGATAATGTCTTAAATATAAAGCCTTGAAGTCACCCGCTAAATATGTTTCAGATTGGTTTTTGAAAGGGTGTTTGGACACATAATCTCAACTTTTATCCATCAATAACAAACCTTGACAGAGAGCTCTGGTGTGTCTGACATCATTCCTTCAGCCAAATGTAAATTGTATAGTTCACACGTTCTTTCTCAACTGCTTCGACTTTGAGAATGCATTTAATTGCTGTGGTGAAAGAAACTGTGCTGTGATCAAAAGGCCAAAGCTTCACTTTACACCCTTTACTGCAGCTGAGTCCTAAGTGTCCTTGAACCCATCCCTTTTATCTCAGTGTAGCTTAAATTGTAAAAAGTTACAGTGCAGACACGATCTGTCCTGCAGTGAACAAATATGACTGTTGGGATCGATGAGTGAGGTTTTATTTTAACACCATAGCATGTTCATAGATCACATTACTTTCACTGGAGATTTAAAGTCAGTTATTGGCTGTTAGTGTGCCGTAAAGAAACAACACAAATTACATGTCACTTGTAAACTTAAGTTCTGCATTTGCAACATTTGCAACAAGAGCTGGTCAACTGTATTTGAGAACACCAGCACAGGACAATCTCTGTGCTTAAAAGATTTGTGACAACTCAGTCAGCAGTGTGTCATGACACAgtaaatgtataatttataaAGTATATTTTATGTCTCATTTAGCATCTAGGCCCTTTTTCCAAGAGGGGCCCAGCCAAAATAGtaacaacaatgacaaatgtCCAGAATATGCATCACTATTAACTACTGTACTTACAATCCTGGCTACTGTGCCATGGCACTGAACATAAACACCTGTTCAAGGTGACACATGAGCCAAGAAAGCCCCCATTAGATCAACACCTGCTCCTGACATTACCGTTCATTTGATACAGGCGtctgcagaaaaaacaaaacaaaacggaAGTAACACATTGCCATGTGCAGGGGATATGAGACGTGAAAGATAAACagcaaaccaaaacagacaGAACATCCATGTTTTTTAGGCACCAAGGGCTTGGTTACACTAGAAAAGAAGTATGTACGAGAACTCTGATCATGTAGAAAATCAAAGAGCGGCTCTGACTGGCCAAACAGACAGGCTGAAACTATTTTGAACAGATATCAGGAAAGTATTTAGCTGCCACTATTGACGACTTTGGAAGTTGTCACGTTCATTTTGACACTGCATTTACGTGGGTTGTCGTCTCTTTCTTTAATCGGACACTTCATCCACAAATAAAAAgtagagctgtttatcagtctaaattgttttagtttgagttgctgagtgttggagataatctgctgtagagatgtctgccttctcttctaTATAATGGAACCAGAAAGCACTTGGCTTTgtagtgctcaaagtgccaaagaaatacctttgaaaaactcaacagtgatGTCTCTCTTTCCAAAAATGATGAagcggttactcaagataatccacagaccatATTGTgaacagttttatgtaggaactattttcatttttacagaaCTACTCCTGCCAATCAAATACTCATCAAAAAGGctactgctgctttgtttgtTGACCCATACGTCcaaatatgatgtgcaaggtaccttCCTGCGTCTGTTTGGGATGTTCAGGGATGGCGTGTCAATTTACGCCCATTACATACATCttgtcttttcaaaacacacttccatGTTTACagcaaatgtacagtttctgctcaatACATGCATAGAGtctttttgaaaataaacttaGAGCCAACACTTTGCttttaggtttatttccttGGATTAAAATTCACAAGGGAAACAAACAGTGAGCTCCTGGTTGAAAGTCTGGACTTTGTTGGACGCATCCATCTCTCCTTCTTCCTGCTCAATACAGACTTTCTGGTTCTTTAGATTTCACTAGTTGCTGGTGGTGTTACAAACTGCTGCCACCTAGAAGGGGGCCTCTGTgtcgtctgtgtctgatgccaaTGTTAACTGACAAAGCACCATTATTTGAGGAGTTGGGTTGTTGCCCACTGCCTCTGAACGTAACACATCCGGTGTGTGTCATACTGTGCGAAAGTTGCCTCTTTGTATCTGACGCCAACATCAttgacaaagtggcagtattCAACGAGTTTGGAGTGACAATAGGCTGGCCAACAGTATCACTGTGAGGAagaaagcatgcatctactgttagctcacctagcaccactgagctagctaacatcagCAGAGGATGACCCCCTTAATCATTACATCCAGCACTGTCATGAGCATATGCacggtgatatggttggcgggGGTGGTTCAGGAAAAGACAGTAGTttctacataaaactgctcacagcaaggtccgtggatcatcttgagtaaccaggctaggtcatgatttctggaaagagacattgctgtagagtttttcaaatatattttttggcgctttaagTACCACAagttgagtgccatctagttttattttatcggagagaaggtagacatctctacggctgatatctccaacactctgcaactcaccccaaaacaatctagactgatgaacAGTACTACAGGtatgaggaaaaatatgtatttttgattgtaACTGTCTCGTTAAGTTATATAGTATATTGGGAAGTAAAGAAATAGTCTAAACCAAACACTTAAGAATGGTGGCACTCCAATATTTTATGAAGTTGTGACACTTGTAATGTTTTTTAATAGttattttcagtattttattAATTACAGTTTTATCCAACCCATGTTTTTATAATCCTGGCTGAACTTACATTCACAATGCCTCTGATGGATTTTCTGAGTCAGTTTTGCTTCAAGCAGAGCATTAACTCAAAGGTATATCCAGAGGCACTCCTGCTACAAACTCTACAGctacaaaatattttattatcgTGTTTCTCTCCGACTTAATTATTCATACAACTACCAAAGGTAGGTATTTCATTCACTTGCAGCATACCTGCTTGTCACAGATAACGTCAGTAAtcattgtatttcatttttctgtTCACAATAGCTTATGGCTCATTGTTGCCAGTGATGAAAGCGCCTCTGATTTCTATTGGGTCTCTTTTCAAATAACTATTCACTGCTGCaacatttaatatttgtgtTATCTCTTACCTGAATGAAGGGGTGGATGAGTgcacctgagagacagagagagggcaaGAGGAGAGGTGATGGAGAGAGAAGAGACAAGAGACAAGGGTTGGAGATGGAGGTAAGAAGTTGGGAGGGAGGACACTTTTATAGCTGCCTCCAAACATAATACACACTTACTTCATACACCCCCGCACCCACCACATCCCCACCACTCAGTATTCTCTCTATTTTGAGAAAGGCGGGTTGGTTGTCAAGACACAAGGCACACACCGTTGGCCCTGGAGTGCGATCGCTTTCTCTGCAGCGCTTACAAATCACACACAGACCTATTTATAATACCACTTTATCTGACTGTTCCCCCAGAACTTATCTCCACCCaggtcttctctctctccctgcgtGACCCTCTTTTGTGTCCACACACATCTATCACTTTTACTCCTATCTGCTTTGATTTATCATCTTGTTATAAAGCACGGGTCCTCACACTGCCACAGCTGCCACTGTTTTGTAGAAGTTTAAAAATGAGGGGGAAATATTGAAGTTGCAGACAGTGCTGTGCTGTCGTTGCAGTCTTGTTCTGCTACTTTTCCTGCccaattattaacaaataaGGAGATGAAAAATATGCTTTATAAGAATTtaaccttttttatttttagatttttttgtttgcacaTCAAAATATATTGTAGAGATTAACATACATATACATGCATGTCTATACATGTCCATGAGAGGTGGAGTCTCCTCCTAAAACTGTCATGATCCTGGTTTTTGTTATCttgtggactttgttttggggttttctgtttgtgttcttccttattttatgttattaattcatgtttaatctgtttcCTGTGTTATTTTGGTATTCTCTCCTAATGAgtcgtgtctggttttacttcctgtctttgtgtgttttcccgcctgctTTCTAtcacacctgtctgtcttccaCCAGTCTCGTTAGTCcgtccctgttcccagagtctttccttcacacctgttttgtgttagtcttgtttgctccaccctagtgttcccaccacacccttgttgtaagccaatctccatttccctccttttgcgcgtgtcctcctactccagctgtgtctcgttcttgtgattagttttctgtgtatatatacctgtgtgtttcccttcgTTCCTTGTTAGTTCGTCTGTGTTCATCCCTGTGTTCTTGGTCTCGTTCCCTGCTCGGTTTCCAGCCTGGTGCCTTGTCTTCTGTTTGGGTTTCTTCCCTGAGTTTGTCATATTATACCAGTTCAGTTTAGCTTTGGTTCTTCTTTCTTTTGCACTTTCAGTTATCTGCCTgttttggattttatttttttttatcagctttaTTAATGCTTGCTTTTTGTGAAATCTCcaacctgcctgctgctctgcatttgggtccctCCTAAACTAGTCTGAatgggcggaagtttgctgcatagatcagcctctgattgggcggaacgagccacccactgaagtcccgccctaccacctccggttgtgtagcagttttcaaccgttttcaacacgtcctttactaacttttgtggtgtttgatcttgtgggcatgtagccatttttctgccatggttcgcatcctgtaggcgatatttttgtgggcgtgttacaccaaaacctgtttccccccggcaatatttttgcaagcgcaccgttgctgtggcactgcccagaacgattgtgattggttgaaagaaatacaagcagtcggggcgtttttttttttttctccaatcttaaagtgagagtcggcccagccagacctttggTCTAGTGAGTGAGACTACTCCTAAACTAATACATGACAAGAACTCATTGGATAAATTGTATAAAATCAAAAGAAttatagatgatgaggaaatataAATAAGGAATACATGGGGAACATTAACAATTAGTTTTCATTCTAGCCTTTGAATTAAAAAAGCAACACGTTTATGTAAGAACTGATATTGGTGTTCTAAAATTGTGGGTAACAATGCTTCCTTTTGCTTAAAGCTCCATTAATCAATTTTCTGATATGAGCAATGGATGAAATGTGTCATAAACTTGTAGTGATAAACTCACAGTCTAAGTTTTAGGCTGTAGTGGTGTTCTGCCCCCATGTGGTCAAAAAAACCTGCTGCAGTTTTACATGAGAGATCATTCTGTAGCACACAAAAATCCCACATACCAAGAGCCTAACTCACACATCTTCAGCCCTTTTACAAAAGTCGGATTTCTTACTCTTACCCGATCTTGAACTTGAACAGCTTAAGGGAGCAAAGTACTTTCACCACATGGGCTGGGATTCTGACTCCCCTCAAAGAAAGCCATGCTAAAGTTTTATGTCCCCATCTCCCTTTTACCCCAAACAACCTCCACTCTCTAATTCCTTTCTCCCAGTATCTCTCCTGTCATCTCTTTGCTCAGCTCTGTCCATTACTTTCCTAATCTCTCCTTCACATCTCCTTCCCTTCCACTTTCCTCTCCCCGTATCAAACAACAAATTTGCTGCTCTTTCTCTGCATCCATATCTCCTTATCACTTATCAATCTGTATTCAGTCAGGATCCTGACAGCTTGTGTGActcctctgtctcttcctctctctttcttccctcctctctctcatttGCTTATCTTTTATTGAGTGATGTAAGAGGCCATCTCCTTCCCTTCTGCCAGTCAAGGCAAAGAGAGGAATTCATTTATGGTAGCTGCATGTATGAGAGCCTCTTGAGCTGTTACAAAGCCGCAGCCAGTTAAACAAGCGGGCAGTTTATCCTTAAGTAGACTTTTTGTTGTGAGAAGAGCTTTTGTATGTTGATACTGATATTAtttgaagcctttaagttaGTATGAGCTAATAATCCTTTGAATTAGGCTTTTAGCTACAGCTtgcattttgtcttttgtttgacAGTTGAAAGTGAGAAAAGAGAAATTGGGAAAGAGAGGAGTATGATGTGCAACAAAGGTCCCAGGCTGGAACAAATGTGTGGACGTGCCCATTATGTATTATGCATCTTGACCATTAGACCACCAGGCGCCCTTACTGTTTTCTATTGACCAAATTCCCatcctgggtttgaaccaggaaccctcttgctgtgaagcaacAATTCTAAACCACTgcaccaacatttattctggcatttAGGGTTGACCACTTTTCAGAGATCATGTCCCTATTATACTGTCTTTGAACAGTGCTCAACTGCCTTATGCATAAACAATacttatctgtctgtctcttcataTCCTGTGCTGACCCTCTGTTCTCTGCCCTGAGACTCTTGGCTTTCTCCTCTCTACTGAATTACCAATCATCATCACCTTTCAGCATTGTAGAAGGATGAGGGAGGGGTGGGGCGTGGTGCTGAGGACAACACTCTGAAGAAATTTGTAGTGGTGCGAAAGGGTcaagagaggaagatggagagaagCAGACATACATATGGATGGGTTAATGTAAATGAGGCAATAAACGAGATGAAGAAGGCCAAGAGTTTGTCAAGGACAAGACTGGAGACTGGCGGAGAAATAATGGGGATAATGACGGGGTAACGATGATATTAACACTGGAGAGCAGAGTAAACAAAGTGCAAGGTGGAGGGGACAGAGGGAATCTTAAAGCCTTATATTGCTTTTGTGCTCATGGTATAAGCAGACATACTAAAGTGTAAAATAACAAAGTAACCCTTAAATGGAAAAAGAGACAATAGATGCATTAATAGATATAACATACACTGAGTTTTACACAGGTCAAATTGAAAATAGAGGGGTAAAGGaagtgacagacagagaaagagagagagacaaattaaatgtgtatttaatgaCCGTCTTGCTATTCAGCAACAGGTGGAGCATTAAATCATGGCAGGGGTAGATacaagcagctgtgtgtgtgtgtgtactgataTCACTGGGGTATCCCTTGTCTACTCACCCAAAGATCAGCAAATATAGACCCTAAAAATAAACTTGAGGGAACCCAGTCACTGTACTGACAGGAGCCTCTGTAGTGCATTAGGATATCAGATGTGTGCGTGTACAGTGAGGACTCCTAAGTTCACAACTTTTTAGTGTAACCCTTAATTCGTACTTGGTCATACTTTGGTATTTTGTGGGTCAGCATCTTTGCTGTTGTAATGAAAGTTTTGATGGAGGTTGATGTCAgtcttgtctttgtgtgttcaaGAATGACAAGATGTGTTAGCTCCATGCTAGGGGCTGAAGGTGCAGGAGGGCAGTCAGCCTCTACAATAAGAGGAGATATGCaacttcagtcaggaacactttagtcaaaaaaactttatttccatttgcagtattatatttggagatatggctctgttctggggcctctctgcctttccttgggcctatgcagaaagcctcttcctcgcacctatgtggaaagccttaaagcagagagaacaaacctccctgcccttccacgcgcctacatggaaatcctaaggcagcagcaaagacccccccaggaacagaacagagctgcaattacaaacagaaatgacactgaagtCAGACACatcatgaaaaggaggagctggggtggaggtaggttgcaaagcagcttgcagaggaagcagcaacagtaggcaggccagagcagtttaaatagggtgctctgaatgagatttgccaattggttgcatagaaaggaatcatgtgatctatcagctgactcccttccatcagtcagctgctccatcattTGATTAGGTtgcagctgatgtagctgggatgtgagctgagcttgacattgtgtcctgcctgaactaacgctatgcttaATTCGTAGTACCTCCAAAGTCAGCTTATTCACATGTTATGTGTTTTTAGCCAGCTTGAACATTCGGGAATCACCTCATATTGTTCCAagtctgagagtgtgtgaacCCGGTGGCTTCACTGTGTGGACGGGACAAGTGCTGCAGTCAgatacagaaataaatgtaaaagcaGAGGATGTGATGTGTAGGAGTGGTGGCTTTGGAGTTGTTTTAAGAAAACTTTGACTGAGTAA
This region includes:
- the pvalb7 gene encoding parvalbumin-7, coding for MSMTDLLKAEEIKKALEAFAAETFDPKKFFEMVGMRAMSAENVKKVFKVLDVDGSGFIEEEELKFVLKGFSAEGRDLTDSETSAFLKAADKDGDGKIGIDEFEAMVHE